The Deferribacter desulfuricans SSM1 genome contains a region encoding:
- a CDS encoding helix-turn-helix domain-containing protein, which translates to MKPYELGQFIKAKRKEKKITQADLAKQAGISRQTLSKLEQGKLALVSIRTLFVVLDILGYELKVVPKNTLLPPLGEELDF; encoded by the coding sequence ATGAAACCTTACGAATTGGGTCAGTTTATAAAAGCAAAAAGAAAAGAAAAGAAAATAACCCAGGCAGATTTAGCTAAACAAGCTGGAATTTCAAGACAAACTTTATCAAAACTAGAACAAGGTAAATTAGCATTAGTATCAATTCGAACTTTATTTGTTGTTCTTGATATATTAGGGTATGAGTTAAAAGTTGTGCCTAAAAATACTTTACTTCCACCTTTAGGAGAGGAATTAGATTTTTAG